A region from the Drosophila takahashii strain IR98-3 E-12201 chromosome 2L, DtakHiC1v2, whole genome shotgun sequence genome encodes:
- the me31B gene encoding ATP-dependent RNA helicase me31b gives MMTEKLNSGHTNLTSKGLINDLQIAGNTSDDMGWKSKLKLPPKDNRFKTTDVTDTRGNEFEEFCLKRELLMGIFEKGWERPSPIQEAAIPIALSGKDVLARAKNGTGKTGAYCIPVLEQIDPTKDYIQALVMVPTRELALQTSQICIELAKHLDIRVMVTTGGTILKDDILRIYQKVQLIIATPGRILDLMDKKVADMSHCRILVLDEADKLLSLDFQGMLDHVILKLPKDPQILLFSATFPLTVKNFMEKHLREPYEINLMEELTLKGVTQYYAFVQERQKVHCLNTLFSKLQINQSIIFCNSTQRVELLAKKITELGYCCYYIHAKMAQAHRNRVFHDFRQGLCRNLVCSDLFTRGIDVQAVNVVINFDFPRMAETYLHRIGRSGRFGHLGIAINLITYEDRFDLHRIEKELGTEIKPIPKVIDPALYVANIGASVGDTCNNSDLNNSANEEGNVSK, from the exons ATGATGACTGAAAAGTTAAATTCTGGGCACACTAATTTAACAAGCAAGGG gcTTATAAATGATCTTCAAATTGCTGGGAACACAAGTGACGATATGGGCTGGAAATCAAAGCTGAAGCTGCCGCCAAAGGACAACCGATTCAAAACAACT GATGTGACCGATACGCGAGGAAACGAGTTTGAGGAGTTTTGCCTTAAGAGAGAACTGCTGATGGGTATTTTCGAGAAGGGTTGGGAGCGCCCTTCGCCAATTCAGGAAGCAGCTATTCCTATAGCTTTAAGTGGAAAGGATGTACTGGCTCGGGCCAAAAACGGTACTGGCAAAACGGGAGCCTACTGTATCCCGGTTTTAGAACAAATAGATCCTACCAAGGACTACATTCAGGCCCTGGTGATGGTCCCCACCCGAGAGTTGGCGCTACAAACTTCACAGATATGTATTGAGCTGGCGAAACATCTTGATATCCGGGTAATGGTCACAACAGGAGGCACCATTCTGAAGGATGACATTCTTCGTATATATCAGAAAG tacaattaattattgcCACTCCCGGACGAATATTAGATCTGATGGACAAGAAAGTTGCTGATATGTCGCATTGCAGGATATTAGTTTTGGATGAGGCCGATAAACTATTGTCGCTTGATTTTCAAGGCATGCTGGATCATGTTATACTAAAGTTACCAAAGGATCCCCAGATCTTGCTATTTTCCGCAACATTTCCACTAACAGTCAAGAATTTCATGGAGAAGCATTTACGCGAGCCTTACGAAATAAACCTGATGGAGGAGCTAACATTGAAGGGTGTCACTCAGTACTATGCATTTGTACAAGAGCGCCAGAAAGTACACTGCTTGAACACATTGTTCTCCAAGCTGCAAATCAATCAGTCTATTATATTCTGTAATTCCACACAACGTGTCGAGTTATTGGCTAAAAAGATCACAGAACTGGGCTACTGCTGTTACTATATTCACGCAAAGATGGCCCAAGCACACAGAAACCGAGTGTTCCACGATTTCCGCCAAGGACTGTGCCGGAATCTGGTTTGCTCGGATCTGTTTACCCGAGGAATAGACGTGCAGGCCGTGAATGTAGTCATCAATTTCGATTTCCCTCGAATGGCAGAGACATACTTGCATCGAATTGGTCGCTCGGGACGTTTCGGTCATTTGG gtATTGCTATTAATCTGATAACCTACGAGGATCGGTTTGACCTGCATCGGATTGAAAAAGAACTTGGAACCGAAATAAAGCCTATTCCGAAGGTCATAGACCCCGCCCTTTATGTCGCAAACATTGGCGCATCCGTCGGAGATACTTGCAACAACAGTGATCTTAATAATTCTGCAAACGAGGAGGGAAATGTAAGCAAATAA
- the chico gene encoding insulin receptor substrate 1 isoform X1, with protein MLDVDRRQGFSRTFLACLCWCCCCAVKSDLFFRVMRNNVCCLCLEAYSTPNVRPLVPKLNIKYRSTTKIMASISDDGMVLSGYHKKLKTMKKKFFVLYEETGSSSARLEYYDTEKKFLQRAEPKRVIYLKNCFNINRRLDTKHRFVIVLSSRDGGFGIVLESENDLRKWLDKLLFLQRNIANTNGTIHSAYDQVWQVVIQKKGISEKVGITGPYHCCLTSKSLTFVCIGPEKTANGDDRVSSIEILLTTIRRCGHASPQCIFYMELGRQSVLGSGELWMETDNAAIATNMHNTILSAMSAKTESNTNLSNVYQARPDISHEPMRKRSSSANEASKPINVIQNVRQNSLEMRNCSSPHNYTFGRERCDSLPTRNGTLSEGSNQTYFISNHGLRANTISGIRPHPSNKHSNSPTFTMPLRCSESEESSISIDESDDNGSFSHYRLNTRSSKTAIPEENIDDFASAEFSKVTEQSESDENYIPMTPINPPIFGDVIHEKEKLEMQSSEDGNLHFDFPEHTSEKLAKDFDLDSDNQCGRPIRAYSIGNKVEHLKLNKRLGYLNDTGQNPNRVRAYSVGSKSKIPRCDLQRVVLVEDNKHEFGTNRSHSSITKDGPSYGAGANREKKSTSAPLLSLKNQINPDRMSDLMEIDFSQATNLEKQKLIKNNEVPKYIENEFSTSTLHATSQKDIFNGTKNTTTTTSSATEDGYLEMKPVGNSYTPSTICLPSKIEKLKLSDYNVIPKDANKISTYNIVTDKWREPSKSEEKKSNSALNEKPISLEPTIVESNSPDVYSQNNIDHQTLPVQSDKLINEEKIIENNNLDMGSHEEKKLVHSISSEDYTQIKDKSNDFTTSEVGYKILQIKSDSSLISSKLYQKGIAKDNSERWHRLTDSKIADNTDFKLNIVAKPTDSKSPDSSKQPNILQIKDFNFPSRSSSRISQTELHYATLDLPHCSGQNPALYLKRGSRESPPVSACPEVGNSYAKIDFDQSDSSSSSSNIFNT; from the exons ATGTTAGATGTTGACAGACGGCAAGGATTTTCGCGAACGTTTCTCGCGTGTTTGtgttggtgttgttgttgtgccgTGAAAAGCGATTTGTTTTTCCGGGTGATGAGAAATAATGTTTGTTGTTTATGTTTAGAGGCGTATAGTACACCCAACGTTAGGCCATTAGTCcccaaattaaatataaaatacc GAAGTACGACTAAAATCATGGCTTCAATATCGGATGATGGGATGGTGCTGAGTGGCTACCACAAAAAGTTGAAGACCATGAAGAAGAAGTTCTTTGTTTTGTACGAGGAAACCGGCAGTTCCTCGGCCCGTTTGGAGTACTACGATACCGAAAAGAAGTTCCTGCAGAGGGCGGAGCCAAAGAGAGTTATTTATCTGAAGAATTGCTTCAATATCAACCGGCGTTTGGATACGAAGCACAGATTTGTCATTGTCCTATCCTCCAGAGATGGTGGATTCGGGATCGTCCTGGAGAGCGAAAATGATTTACGCAAGTGGCTGGATAAACTACTATTTCTGCAAAGGAATATAGCCAATACCAATGGAACCATACATTCAGCTTATG ACCAAGTTTGGCAAGTTGTTATCCAAAAGAAGGGAATTTCGGAGAAAGTGGGAATCACTGGACCGTATCACTGCTGCCTTACTTCAAAATCCCTGACATTCGTGTGCATTGGACCGGAAAAGACTGCCAATGGCGATGATCGAGTTTCCAGCATTGAAATTCTTTTGACAACGATTAGGCG ATGTGGCCATGCATCGCCTCAGTGTATTTTCTACATGGAACTCGGCCGCCAAAGTGTCTTGGGATCCGGAGAGTTGTGGATGGAAACGGATAATGCAGCTATTGCTACAAATATGCACAATACGATATTAAG CGCTATGTCAGCTAAAACAGAGTCAAACACGAATTTATCAAATGTTTATCAAGCCAGACCTGATATTAGCCACGAACCCATGAGAAAGCGATCATCGTCTGCAAACGAAGCTTCAAAACCGATTAACGTTATACAAAACGTTCGCCAAAACTCTCTTGAAATGCGGAATTGCAGTTCACCGCATAATTATA CCTTTGGAAGAGAGAGGTGCGATAGCTTACCAACCAGAAATGGAACCCTAAGCGAGGGCAGTAATCAAACATACTTTATATCCAATCATGGGCTAAGAGCTAACACTATATCTGGTATCCGTCCGCACCCATCCAACAAGCACAGTAATAGTCCAACATTCACCATGCCATTAAGATGCTCAGAGTCCGAAGAGTCGTCAATTAGTATCGATGAATCCGATGATAATGGCAGTTTTAGCCACTATCGATTGAA CACCCGGTCATCGAAAACTGCTATTCCTGAAGAAAACATTGATGATTTTGCAAGTGCTGAATTTAGCAAGGTCACCGAACAAAGTG AAAGTGACGAAAACTACATACCGATGACCCCAATAAATCCTCCCATATTTGGTGATGTTATCCATGAAAAAGAGAAGCTTGAGATGCAATCCTCAGAGGACGGAAACCTGCATTTCGACTTTCCGGAGCACACATCCGAGAAGCTGGCCAAGGATTTTGATCTTGATTCGGATAATCA ATGTGGACGTCCTATTCGGGCTTACTCGATAGGAAACAAAGTCGAGCATTTAAAGCTAAATAAGCGCCTTGGATATTTAAATGACACCGGACAGAATCCCAATCGCGTACGAGCCTACTCGGTTGGTTCCAAGTCAAAGATACCGCGGTGCGACTTGCAACGCGTTGTCCTCGTCGAGGATAATAAACATGAGTTCGGAACGAATAGAAGTCACAGTAGCATTACAAAGGACGGTCCCAGCTATGGTGCGGGTGCCAACAGGGAAAAGAAGTCCACAAGTGCTCCACTCCTGAGTCTGAAGAACCAGATAAACCCCGACCGAATGAGTGACTTAatggaaattgatttttcgCAAGCAACCAATTTGGAGAAACAGAAGTTAATCAAGAACAATGAAGTTCCCAAATATATTGAAAACGAGTTTAGCACTTCAACCTTGCACGCTACAAGTCAGAAAGACATTTTCAACGGAACCAAAAATACTACCACTACCACGAGCAGCGCCACAGAGGATGGCTACCTAGAGATGAAACCAGTGGGTAATTCATATACTCCCAGTACAATTTGCCTTCCGAGTAAAATAGAGAAGCTCAAGCTATCGGACTACAATGTAATACCGAAGGATGCTAACAAAATCAGCACATATAATATTGTCACTGACAAGTGGAGAGAGCCATCGAAAAGCGAAGAAAAGAAGTCGAACTCCGCGTTAAATGAAAAACCTATTAGTCTAGAACCGACAATTGTAGAAAGTAATAGCCCTGATGTATATTCACAAAACAACATTGACCATCAAACATTGCCCGTGCAAAGCGATAAGCTAATTaacgaagaaaaaataattgagaacAACAATTTGGATATGGGCAGTCACGAGGAAAAGAAATTGGTTCATTCAATAAGTAGTGAGGATTATACGCAAATCAAGGACAAATCGAATGATTTTACAACATCCGAAGTGGGCTACAAAATTCTTCAAATAAAAAGTGACAGTTCACTTATCTCATCGAAGCTTTACCAAAAAGGTATCGCCAAAGATAATTCAGAACGATGGCACAGACTTACGGATAGTAAAATCGCCGATAATACGgacttcaaattaaatatagttGCGAAACCAACTGATTCGAAAAGCCCCGATTCAAGCAAACAACCGAACATTCTTCAGATCAAAGATTTTAATTTCCCCTCAAGGTCTTCTTCTCGCATATCCCAGACGGAGCTTCACTACGCAACCCTAGATCTTCCCCACTGTAGCGGCCAAAACCCAGCATTATACCTGAAGAGAGGGTCGCGCGAATCACCGCCAGTGTCCGCATGCCCGGAAGTCGGAAACTCTTATGCGAAAATTGACTTTGATCAATCAGATTCATCTTCCTCCTCATCAAACATATTTAATacgtaa
- the LOC108063158 gene encoding polyisoprenoid diphosphate/phosphate phosphohydrolase PLPP6: MKTSSPALKYLLEKDVQVSKHFVVAVSNLSVFKSLRIHSRFLEISCDGIAWFVSWIAFIWLLSSKSLYQMQVNMLFGLVLDVFIVAVLKALVRRRRPVANKDMLTIGPDKFSFPSGHASRAFFVLLFFTKLYPLHVIFWLPLTAWAVSVAISRLILQRHYILDICAGAAIGILEALIIGFLWVSEETAFSIVGFVTEETVDSME; encoded by the exons ATGAAGACG TCATCACCAGCTCTTAAGTACCTTTTGGAGAAGGATGTGCAGGTGTCCAAGCACTTTGTTGTGGCCGTCTCCAACCTGTCCGTCTTTAAGTCCCTGCGGATTCACAGCCGATTCCTGGAGATATCCTGCGATGGAATCGCCTGGTTTGTCTCATGGATTGCGTTTATCTGGCTGCTCAGCTCGAAGAGCCTGTATCAGATGCAAGTGAATATGCTTTTTGGACTGGTACTCGATGTTTTTATAGTGGCCGTGCTGAAGGCGCTCGTTCGGCGCAGAAGACCGGTTGCCAACAAGGATATGCTGACCATTGGGCCGGATAAGTTCAGTTTTCCCTCTGGCCACGCCTCCAGGGCCTTCTTCGTGCTCCTGTTCTTCACCAAGCTGTATCCCCTCCACGTCATTTTCTGGCTACCGCTCACAGCTTGGGCCGTGAGCGTCGCCATTTCGCGACTCATTCTTCAACGTCACTATATTTTGGATATTTGCGCTGGAGCCGCCATCGGAATTCTGGAGGCATTAATCATTGGATTTCTGTGGGTCAGCGAGGAGACCGCCTTCAGCATCGTTGGCTTCGTTACGGAGGAAACTGTCGACAGTAT
- the chico gene encoding insulin receptor substrate 1 isoform X2: protein MASISDDGMVLSGYHKKLKTMKKKFFVLYEETGSSSARLEYYDTEKKFLQRAEPKRVIYLKNCFNINRRLDTKHRFVIVLSSRDGGFGIVLESENDLRKWLDKLLFLQRNIANTNGTIHSAYDQVWQVVIQKKGISEKVGITGPYHCCLTSKSLTFVCIGPEKTANGDDRVSSIEILLTTIRRCGHASPQCIFYMELGRQSVLGSGELWMETDNAAIATNMHNTILSAMSAKTESNTNLSNVYQARPDISHEPMRKRSSSANEASKPINVIQNVRQNSLEMRNCSSPHNYTFGRERCDSLPTRNGTLSEGSNQTYFISNHGLRANTISGIRPHPSNKHSNSPTFTMPLRCSESEESSISIDESDDNGSFSHYRLNTRSSKTAIPEENIDDFASAEFSKVTEQSESDENYIPMTPINPPIFGDVIHEKEKLEMQSSEDGNLHFDFPEHTSEKLAKDFDLDSDNQCGRPIRAYSIGNKVEHLKLNKRLGYLNDTGQNPNRVRAYSVGSKSKIPRCDLQRVVLVEDNKHEFGTNRSHSSITKDGPSYGAGANREKKSTSAPLLSLKNQINPDRMSDLMEIDFSQATNLEKQKLIKNNEVPKYIENEFSTSTLHATSQKDIFNGTKNTTTTTSSATEDGYLEMKPVGNSYTPSTICLPSKIEKLKLSDYNVIPKDANKISTYNIVTDKWREPSKSEEKKSNSALNEKPISLEPTIVESNSPDVYSQNNIDHQTLPVQSDKLINEEKIIENNNLDMGSHEEKKLVHSISSEDYTQIKDKSNDFTTSEVGYKILQIKSDSSLISSKLYQKGIAKDNSERWHRLTDSKIADNTDFKLNIVAKPTDSKSPDSSKQPNILQIKDFNFPSRSSSRISQTELHYATLDLPHCSGQNPALYLKRGSRESPPVSACPEVGNSYAKIDFDQSDSSSSSSNIFNT from the exons ATGGCTTCAATATCGGATGATGGGATGGTGCTGAGTGGCTACCACAAAAAGTTGAAGACCATGAAGAAGAAGTTCTTTGTTTTGTACGAGGAAACCGGCAGTTCCTCGGCCCGTTTGGAGTACTACGATACCGAAAAGAAGTTCCTGCAGAGGGCGGAGCCAAAGAGAGTTATTTATCTGAAGAATTGCTTCAATATCAACCGGCGTTTGGATACGAAGCACAGATTTGTCATTGTCCTATCCTCCAGAGATGGTGGATTCGGGATCGTCCTGGAGAGCGAAAATGATTTACGCAAGTGGCTGGATAAACTACTATTTCTGCAAAGGAATATAGCCAATACCAATGGAACCATACATTCAGCTTATG ACCAAGTTTGGCAAGTTGTTATCCAAAAGAAGGGAATTTCGGAGAAAGTGGGAATCACTGGACCGTATCACTGCTGCCTTACTTCAAAATCCCTGACATTCGTGTGCATTGGACCGGAAAAGACTGCCAATGGCGATGATCGAGTTTCCAGCATTGAAATTCTTTTGACAACGATTAGGCG ATGTGGCCATGCATCGCCTCAGTGTATTTTCTACATGGAACTCGGCCGCCAAAGTGTCTTGGGATCCGGAGAGTTGTGGATGGAAACGGATAATGCAGCTATTGCTACAAATATGCACAATACGATATTAAG CGCTATGTCAGCTAAAACAGAGTCAAACACGAATTTATCAAATGTTTATCAAGCCAGACCTGATATTAGCCACGAACCCATGAGAAAGCGATCATCGTCTGCAAACGAAGCTTCAAAACCGATTAACGTTATACAAAACGTTCGCCAAAACTCTCTTGAAATGCGGAATTGCAGTTCACCGCATAATTATA CCTTTGGAAGAGAGAGGTGCGATAGCTTACCAACCAGAAATGGAACCCTAAGCGAGGGCAGTAATCAAACATACTTTATATCCAATCATGGGCTAAGAGCTAACACTATATCTGGTATCCGTCCGCACCCATCCAACAAGCACAGTAATAGTCCAACATTCACCATGCCATTAAGATGCTCAGAGTCCGAAGAGTCGTCAATTAGTATCGATGAATCCGATGATAATGGCAGTTTTAGCCACTATCGATTGAA CACCCGGTCATCGAAAACTGCTATTCCTGAAGAAAACATTGATGATTTTGCAAGTGCTGAATTTAGCAAGGTCACCGAACAAAGTG AAAGTGACGAAAACTACATACCGATGACCCCAATAAATCCTCCCATATTTGGTGATGTTATCCATGAAAAAGAGAAGCTTGAGATGCAATCCTCAGAGGACGGAAACCTGCATTTCGACTTTCCGGAGCACACATCCGAGAAGCTGGCCAAGGATTTTGATCTTGATTCGGATAATCA ATGTGGACGTCCTATTCGGGCTTACTCGATAGGAAACAAAGTCGAGCATTTAAAGCTAAATAAGCGCCTTGGATATTTAAATGACACCGGACAGAATCCCAATCGCGTACGAGCCTACTCGGTTGGTTCCAAGTCAAAGATACCGCGGTGCGACTTGCAACGCGTTGTCCTCGTCGAGGATAATAAACATGAGTTCGGAACGAATAGAAGTCACAGTAGCATTACAAAGGACGGTCCCAGCTATGGTGCGGGTGCCAACAGGGAAAAGAAGTCCACAAGTGCTCCACTCCTGAGTCTGAAGAACCAGATAAACCCCGACCGAATGAGTGACTTAatggaaattgatttttcgCAAGCAACCAATTTGGAGAAACAGAAGTTAATCAAGAACAATGAAGTTCCCAAATATATTGAAAACGAGTTTAGCACTTCAACCTTGCACGCTACAAGTCAGAAAGACATTTTCAACGGAACCAAAAATACTACCACTACCACGAGCAGCGCCACAGAGGATGGCTACCTAGAGATGAAACCAGTGGGTAATTCATATACTCCCAGTACAATTTGCCTTCCGAGTAAAATAGAGAAGCTCAAGCTATCGGACTACAATGTAATACCGAAGGATGCTAACAAAATCAGCACATATAATATTGTCACTGACAAGTGGAGAGAGCCATCGAAAAGCGAAGAAAAGAAGTCGAACTCCGCGTTAAATGAAAAACCTATTAGTCTAGAACCGACAATTGTAGAAAGTAATAGCCCTGATGTATATTCACAAAACAACATTGACCATCAAACATTGCCCGTGCAAAGCGATAAGCTAATTaacgaagaaaaaataattgagaacAACAATTTGGATATGGGCAGTCACGAGGAAAAGAAATTGGTTCATTCAATAAGTAGTGAGGATTATACGCAAATCAAGGACAAATCGAATGATTTTACAACATCCGAAGTGGGCTACAAAATTCTTCAAATAAAAAGTGACAGTTCACTTATCTCATCGAAGCTTTACCAAAAAGGTATCGCCAAAGATAATTCAGAACGATGGCACAGACTTACGGATAGTAAAATCGCCGATAATACGgacttcaaattaaatatagttGCGAAACCAACTGATTCGAAAAGCCCCGATTCAAGCAAACAACCGAACATTCTTCAGATCAAAGATTTTAATTTCCCCTCAAGGTCTTCTTCTCGCATATCCCAGACGGAGCTTCACTACGCAACCCTAGATCTTCCCCACTGTAGCGGCCAAAACCCAGCATTATACCTGAAGAGAGGGTCGCGCGAATCACCGCCAGTGTCCGCATGCCCGGAAGTCGGAAACTCTTATGCGAAAATTGACTTTGATCAATCAGATTCATCTTCCTCCTCATCAAACATATTTAATacgtaa
- the bsk gene encoding stress-activated protein kinase JNK — MQNIMAAQHQHYTVEVGDTNFTIHSRYINLRPIGSGAQGIVCAAYDTITEQNVAIKKLSRPFQNVTHAKRAYREFKLMKLVNHKNIIGLLNAFTPQRNLEEFQDVYLVMELMDANLCQVIQMDLDHDRMSYLLYQMLCGIKHLHSAGIIHRDLKPSNIVVKADCTLKILDFGLARTAGTTFMMTPYVVTRYYRAPEVILGMGYTENVDIWSVGCIMGEMIRGGVLFPGTDHIDQWNKIIEQLGTPSPSFMQRLQPTVRNYVENRPRYTGYSFDRLFPDGLFPNDNNQNSRRKASDARNLLSKMLVIDPEQRISVDEALKHEYINVWYDAEEVDAPAPEPYDHSVDEREHTVEQWKELIYEEVMDYEAHNTNNRTR, encoded by the exons ATGCAGAACATAATGGCAGCTCAGCACCAACACTACACCGTTGAGGTGGGAGATACCAACTTTACCATTCATAGTCGGTACATTAATTTAAGGCCTATAGGATCTGGTGCCCAAGGAATAGTATG CGCTGCTTACGATACTATAACCGAACAAAATGTGGCGATTAAAAAACTATCACGACCATTCCAAAATGTAACCCATGCTAAGAGAGCATATAGGGAATTTAAGCTAATGAAGCTTGTTAACCATAAAAAC ATCATTGGCTTGCTTAATGCTTTTACACCGCAAAGGAACTTGGAGGAGTTTCAGGATGTTTATCTTGTCATGGAGCTGATGGATGCTAATCTCTGCCAAGTTATCCAAATGGACTTGGATCACGACAGAATGTCTTATTTGCTTTACCAAATGTTATGTGGAATAAAACATTTACACTCAGCTGGGATTATTCACAGA gACTTGAAACCATCCAATATAGTTGTAAAGGCAGATTGCACTCTTAAAATTTTGGACTTCGGTCTGGCACGCACTGCAGGAACCACTTTTATGATGACTCCCTATGTGGTCACCCGATATTACAGGGCTCCAGAGGTCATTTTGGGAATGGGCTACACAGAGAACGTGGATATATGGTCCGTGGGTTGCATTATGGGTGAAATGATAAGGGGAGGCGTTCTGTTTCCTGGAACAGATCATATAGATCAATGGAATAAAATTATTG AGCAATTAGGAACTCCATCTCCCTCATTTATGCAGCGGTTACAGCCAACCGTCCGAAACTATGTGGAAAATCGTCCTAGATACACTGGATACTCATTTGATAGACTTTTCCCCGATGGCTTGTTTCCCAATGATAATAATCAGAATAGCCGCAGGAAGGCTTCTGACGCTAGAAATCTTCTTAGTAAAATGCTAGTCATTGATCCAGAGCAGCGGATATCTGTGGACGAGGCTTTGAAGCATGAATATATCAATGTTTGGTATGATGCAGAGGAAGTGGATGCT CCTGCTCCCGAGCCATATGATCATAGTGTAGACGAGAGAGAACATACTGTGGAGCAATGGAAGGAGCTAATTTATGAGGAAGTCATGGACTACGAAGCACACAACACAAATAATAGAACGCGGTAG